A genomic segment from Rhodospirillum centenum SW encodes:
- a CDS encoding penicillin acylase family protein, whose amino-acid sequence MGLLRRAGRFLLVLPLIVLSVAGGALALLFGALSLWQPGRDGEVALPGLSAPVEVVHDAHGVPHLFAATETDAYRVLGWLHARDRLAQMEAQRRIGAGRTAEIVGSPALPLDRFMRTLGLYSQAERAYETLPPPVRAAVDAYTEGVNAWLERPTGPLPVEFWLLWHRPEPWRPADTLVYGKLMSLLGGSWRNDLRRAALLEKLGPERLADLFPDDPPDAPATLAAADGVDWVRLAAALSGLLPEEGAASNWWALAGSRTASGRPILVNDPHLNIQVPSQWYLARIVTPDLTLAGAFAPGVPFLIMGHNRHVAWGFTTPYSDTEDLFVLPADTPGVAVRTETIGVRFGRTVQHRVRVAAQGPVLSDITDAAAEAAGPGRMVALASAALREADPNVAATWALNHARSVAEAREALKDYAAPHQNVVLADTEGHIGFVSAGLIPVREGFDGRLPVAAEAGRWTGFVPFEALPQAVDPPDGLLVNANNRVVPAGRPDPLGGDAAEPWRAARILDLLEGRRVHDIAGQEAILADILSKPAQALLPYLTALPPEMPLEADALAQLRTWDGRMRADRPEPLIFEWWLKEVHAALLRDELGDLYAGGLDARLVLHLLRDRPDWCDDTGTPVREDCAAIVRRALRSTLETLKERHGPHLVAWNWGWEHRVETGHALLARVPVLSWWFSRMHATDGGFYTVNRAGGSGTGERRPFQHVHGAVFRGLYDLADLDRSRFAVLGGPSGDPLSPWFDTLTPVWAAGRHVTLAGDAAALAPAARGRELFRP is encoded by the coding sequence ATGGGACTGCTGAGGCGCGCCGGCCGGTTCCTCCTGGTCCTGCCGCTGATCGTGCTGTCCGTCGCGGGCGGTGCGCTCGCCCTGCTGTTTGGCGCCCTCTCCCTCTGGCAGCCCGGCCGCGACGGTGAGGTCGCGCTGCCCGGCCTGTCCGCGCCGGTGGAGGTGGTCCACGACGCCCATGGCGTGCCGCACCTGTTCGCCGCGACGGAGACGGACGCCTACCGCGTGCTGGGCTGGCTGCATGCCCGCGACCGGCTGGCACAGATGGAGGCGCAGCGCCGCATCGGTGCCGGACGGACGGCGGAGATCGTGGGCAGCCCCGCCCTGCCGCTCGACCGCTTCATGCGGACCCTTGGTCTCTACTCCCAGGCGGAACGGGCCTACGAGACGCTGCCGCCGCCGGTGCGGGCCGCCGTCGATGCCTATACCGAAGGGGTGAACGCCTGGCTGGAGCGGCCGACGGGGCCGCTGCCCGTGGAGTTCTGGCTTCTCTGGCACCGACCGGAGCCCTGGCGCCCGGCGGACACGCTGGTCTACGGCAAGCTGATGTCGCTGCTGGGCGGGTCCTGGCGCAACGACCTGCGCCGGGCGGCCCTGCTGGAGAAGCTGGGACCGGAGCGGCTGGCCGACCTGTTCCCCGACGATCCGCCGGACGCGCCGGCGACGCTGGCGGCAGCCGACGGCGTGGACTGGGTCCGCCTCGCCGCGGCCCTTTCCGGCCTGCTCCCGGAGGAGGGGGCGGCGAGCAACTGGTGGGCGCTGGCCGGATCGCGCACGGCCAGCGGCCGGCCGATCCTGGTCAACGATCCGCACCTGAACATCCAGGTGCCCAGCCAGTGGTATCTGGCCCGCATCGTCACCCCCGACCTGACCCTGGCCGGCGCGTTCGCGCCGGGCGTGCCGTTCCTCATCATGGGCCACAACCGGCATGTCGCCTGGGGCTTCACCACGCCTTACAGCGATACCGAGGACCTGTTCGTGCTGCCGGCGGACACGCCGGGCGTCGCCGTACGGACGGAGACGATCGGCGTCCGCTTCGGCCGCACGGTGCAGCACCGGGTGCGCGTGGCGGCGCAGGGGCCGGTACTGTCCGACATCACCGACGCCGCAGCGGAAGCCGCCGGACCGGGCCGGATGGTGGCGCTGGCCTCAGCGGCCCTGCGCGAGGCCGACCCCAACGTCGCCGCCACCTGGGCGCTGAACCACGCCCGCAGCGTGGCCGAGGCGCGGGAGGCGCTGAAGGACTACGCAGCACCACACCAGAACGTCGTCCTGGCCGATACGGAGGGGCATATCGGCTTCGTCTCCGCCGGGCTGATCCCCGTGCGGGAGGGCTTCGACGGACGCCTTCCCGTCGCAGCGGAGGCGGGCCGCTGGACCGGATTCGTGCCGTTCGAGGCGCTGCCGCAGGCGGTTGACCCGCCGGACGGACTGCTGGTCAACGCCAACAACCGCGTCGTGCCCGCCGGCCGGCCCGATCCGCTGGGCGGCGACGCGGCCGAGCCCTGGCGGGCCGCGCGCATCCTGGACCTGCTGGAGGGGCGCCGGGTGCACGACATTGCCGGACAGGAAGCCATCCTGGCCGACATCCTGTCAAAGCCGGCGCAGGCGCTGCTGCCCTACCTGACGGCGCTGCCGCCGGAGATGCCGCTGGAGGCGGACGCGCTGGCCCAGTTGCGCACCTGGGACGGGCGGATGCGGGCCGACCGGCCGGAGCCGCTGATCTTCGAGTGGTGGCTGAAGGAGGTGCATGCCGCGCTGCTGCGCGACGAGCTGGGCGACCTCTATGCTGGCGGGCTGGATGCCCGGCTGGTGCTGCACCTGCTGCGCGACCGGCCGGACTGGTGCGACGACACCGGCACGCCCGTGCGGGAGGACTGCGCCGCCATCGTCCGCCGCGCCCTGCGCAGCACCCTGGAGACGCTCAAGGAGCGTCACGGCCCGCATCTGGTCGCCTGGAACTGGGGCTGGGAACACCGGGTGGAGACGGGGCACGCGCTCCTGGCCCGTGTGCCGGTGCTGTCCTGGTGGTTCTCACGGATGCATGCGACGGACGGCGGATTCTATACCGTCAACCGGGCCGGCGGCAGCGGGACGGGGGAGCGCCGCCCCTTCCAGCATGTCCATGGGGCCGTCTTCCGCGGCCTCTACGATCTGGCCGACCTCGACCGTTCCCGCTTCGCGGTGCTGGGCGGCCCCTCCGGCGATCCGCTGTCGCCCTGGTTCGACACGCTGACACCCGTCTGGGCCGCGGGCCGGCATGTCACGCTGGCAGGCGACGCCGCAGCCCTGGCACCGGCCGCCCGGGGCCGCGAACTGTTCCGGCCCTAA
- a CDS encoding flavin reductase family protein, producing MSFDARAFRDALGCFATGVCVATTRDSDGTLIGVTVNSFTSVSLDPPLVLFCLNRTAESLGAFERSDSFALTMLAEHEKHLSDGFARLPMPDRWSAADFETWQTGSPVLAGGLAAMECVTHARHDGGDHVIMVGRVVKLAHRGEGRPLLYFRGRYDRLGG from the coding sequence ATGAGCTTCGATGCGCGTGCCTTCCGCGATGCCCTGGGCTGTTTCGCCACGGGGGTCTGCGTCGCCACCACGCGGGACAGCGACGGCACGCTGATCGGCGTCACGGTCAATTCCTTCACCTCCGTCTCGCTCGACCCGCCGCTGGTCCTGTTCTGCCTCAACCGCACGGCCGAGAGCCTGGGCGCCTTCGAACGCTCGGACAGCTTCGCGCTCACCATGCTGGCGGAGCACGAGAAGCACCTGTCCGACGGTTTCGCCCGCCTGCCGATGCCGGATCGCTGGAGTGCCGCCGATTTCGAGACCTGGCAGACCGGCAGCCCGGTCCTGGCCGGCGGGCTGGCGGCGATGGAATGCGTGACGCATGCCCGCCACGACGGCGGCGACCATGTCATCATGGTGGGTCGCGTCGTGAAGCTGGCGCACCGGGGTGAGGGGCGGCCGCTGCTCTATTTCCGTGGCCGCTACGACCGGCTGGGCGGTTAG
- a CDS encoding flagellar motor protein MotB gives MAGGGGQNLAPIIIKKIKKGGEGHHGGAWKVAYADFVTAMMAFFLLLWLLNVTTSEQKQGIADYFSPASPSKQESGAGGVLGGQTITVPGAKINQSSPPQLTVPVPSMPASANSEEQVEDFDSSTKGRPDGTQDKVGQGEAGDSGGPGDSRLDALEKAGEIRQADKNRDGKIDEKELKEALAKLEQEQFQRTAQELRQAIQQVPELRELSQNLVIDNTPEGLRIQLVDQEGYSMFPSGSANMLPQTAQLMALVAQAVGKLPNHLSVSGHTDSTPFAAGSSRSNWDLSTERANASVRALLAAGVPENRIDQVTGRADRDHLFPDDPRSPRNRRVSIVLLREQELAGGAAPAGAAPAQPAGPTPRR, from the coding sequence GTGGCAGGCGGCGGCGGGCAGAATCTGGCCCCGATCATCATCAAGAAGATCAAGAAGGGCGGCGAAGGGCACCATGGCGGTGCCTGGAAGGTGGCCTATGCCGACTTCGTGACCGCGATGATGGCGTTCTTCCTGCTGCTCTGGCTGCTGAACGTCACCACGTCGGAGCAGAAGCAGGGCATCGCCGACTATTTCAGCCCGGCCAGCCCGTCCAAGCAGGAGAGCGGCGCCGGTGGCGTCCTGGGCGGCCAGACCATCACCGTGCCGGGCGCCAAGATCAACCAGAGTTCCCCACCCCAGCTTACCGTGCCGGTGCCGAGCATGCCGGCCTCGGCCAATTCGGAAGAGCAGGTCGAGGATTTCGACTCCAGCACCAAGGGGCGCCCCGACGGCACCCAGGACAAGGTCGGCCAGGGCGAGGCGGGCGACAGCGGCGGCCCTGGCGACAGCCGGCTGGACGCGCTGGAGAAGGCCGGCGAGATCCGGCAGGCCGACAAGAACCGCGACGGCAAGATCGACGAGAAGGAGCTGAAGGAGGCGCTGGCGAAACTGGAGCAGGAGCAGTTCCAGCGAACGGCGCAGGAGCTGCGGCAGGCGATCCAGCAGGTCCCGGAACTGCGCGAGCTGTCACAGAATCTGGTGATCGACAACACGCCCGAGGGACTGCGCATCCAGCTCGTGGACCAGGAGGGCTATTCCATGTTCCCGTCGGGCAGCGCCAACATGCTGCCGCAGACGGCCCAGCTCATGGCCCTGGTGGCGCAGGCGGTGGGCAAGCTGCCCAACCACCTGTCGGTCAGCGGCCATACCGACAGCACCCCCTTCGCCGCCGGCAGCAGCCGGAGCAACTGGGACCTGTCCACCGAGCGCGCCAACGCCAGCGTGCGCGCCCTGCTGGCCGCCGGTGTGCCGGAGAACCGCATCGATCAGGTTACCGGCCGGGCCGACCGCGACCACCTGTTCCCGGACGATCCGCGCTCCCCGCGCAACCGCCGGGTCAGCATCGTTCTGCTGCGGGAACAGGAACTGGCCGGCGGCGCGGCTCCCGCCGGTGCGGCACCGGCACAACCCGCGGGTCCCACGCCGCGGCGCTGA
- a CDS encoding circularly permuted type 2 ATP-grasp protein: protein MLASYDANGFYDELFGGPGNPALHTDPIRSRLGDLDFSDLKRRARDAERELYNLGITFLVYSEARAVDRILPFDVIPRIISAAEWARLEAGVQQRVKALNLFLHDIYHDQKILKDGIVPADLVLGNHNFRPQMIGLDVPFGTYIHIMGVDLVRDDAGTFRVLEDNGRVPSGVSYVVENRHMMMRAFPDLMSDIGIRPVDNYGVKLLEAMCEIAPADATDPHVALLSPGPYNSAYFEHIFLAREMGVPLVEGRDLVVQNDRVYMRTTNGLERVDALYRRVGDDFLDPLAFNPDSCLGVPGIFEAYRKGNVALANAIGTGVADDKAVYAYVPRMIRYYLGEEAIIPNVETHICREPEALKYTLDNLDRLVVKPVGEAGGYGITIGPMASKAELEDCRAKLLADPANYISQPMVALSVCPTLVDGGIEPRHVDLRPFAITARDTWVLPGGLSRVALKKGTLIVNSSQGGGSKDTWVLESDGPAVAALDDGPATVPTPVRAQNQTQGPGTGQAMAQPQVTGETAA from the coding sequence ATGCTCGCATCCTATGACGCGAATGGTTTCTATGACGAGCTGTTCGGCGGACCGGGAAATCCGGCGCTCCACACCGACCCGATCCGCAGCCGGCTGGGCGATCTGGACTTCTCCGACCTGAAGCGGCGCGCCCGCGATGCGGAGCGTGAGCTGTACAACCTCGGCATCACCTTCCTGGTCTACAGCGAAGCCCGGGCGGTCGATCGCATCCTGCCCTTCGACGTCATACCCCGGATCATATCGGCCGCGGAATGGGCGCGGTTGGAGGCCGGTGTGCAGCAGCGCGTGAAAGCGCTGAACCTGTTCCTGCACGACATCTATCACGATCAGAAGATCCTGAAGGACGGCATCGTCCCGGCCGATCTGGTCCTGGGCAACCACAATTTCCGACCGCAGATGATCGGGCTGGACGTGCCGTTCGGCACCTACATCCACATCATGGGCGTGGATCTGGTGCGCGACGACGCGGGCACCTTCCGGGTGCTGGAGGACAACGGCCGGGTCCCGTCGGGCGTGTCCTACGTCGTCGAGAACCGGCACATGATGATGCGGGCCTTCCCCGATCTGATGTCCGACATCGGCATCCGTCCGGTGGACAATTACGGCGTCAAGCTGCTGGAGGCGATGTGCGAGATCGCCCCGGCCGATGCCACCGACCCGCACGTCGCCCTGCTCTCCCCCGGCCCGTACAACTCCGCCTATTTCGAACACATCTTCCTGGCGCGGGAGATGGGCGTGCCACTGGTGGAGGGGCGCGATCTGGTGGTCCAGAACGACCGGGTCTACATGCGGACCACCAACGGGCTGGAGCGGGTGGACGCGCTCTACCGCCGGGTCGGAGACGACTTCCTGGACCCGCTTGCCTTCAACCCCGACAGTTGCCTGGGCGTGCCCGGCATCTTCGAGGCCTACCGCAAGGGCAACGTGGCGCTGGCGAACGCCATCGGCACCGGCGTGGCCGACGACAAGGCCGTCTATGCCTATGTGCCGCGGATGATCCGCTACTATCTGGGGGAAGAGGCGATCATCCCCAATGTGGAGACGCACATCTGCCGCGAGCCCGAGGCGCTGAAATACACGCTCGACAACCTGGACCGGCTGGTGGTGAAGCCGGTCGGCGAGGCCGGCGGCTACGGCATCACCATCGGCCCCATGGCGAGCAAGGCGGAGCTTGAGGACTGCCGGGCCAAGCTGCTGGCCGACCCCGCCAACTACATCAGCCAGCCGATGGTGGCCCTGTCCGTCTGCCCCACCCTGGTGGACGGCGGGATCGAGCCGCGGCATGTGGATCTGCGCCCCTTCGCCATCACCGCCCGCGACACCTGGGTGCTGCCGGGCGGTCTGTCGCGCGTGGCGCTGAAGAAGGGCACCCTGATCGTGAATTCCAGCCAGGGCGGCGGCTCCAAGGACACCTGGGTGCTGGAGAGCGACGGTCCGGCGGTGGCCGCCCTGGACGACGGCCCGGCGACGGTCCCGACGCCGGTGCGGGCCCAGAACCAGACCCAGGGACCCGGGACGGGGCAGGCCATGGCGCAGCCCCAGGTGACGGGGGAGACCGCCGCATGA
- a CDS encoding alpha-E domain-containing protein → MTSLLARYAECIFWMARYMERAENLARILDVHETFARDSHGAKSWLPIVQLNADQDRFFARHSSAGADNVIHFYVLDQENPTSIISAVRMARENARQLRPLISTEMWTQINVFYNTLLELPPTELTRPNLPRLCRMMKEACQTHTGITEGTFFRDQGWYFYQLGKYLERADQTTRLLDMKYHSLLPRTADIGSPIDISQWSALLRSASAYHAFRRVYPRGMTPAAVAGFLLFNDAFPRSVVVCTNQIDQLLSRLTSKYRLRRGNLAMERVDEIQAALETHTIERVIAHGLHEYLDWLQLRLSDVSLEIGRAFFGMEQPAAA, encoded by the coding sequence ATGACCAGCCTGCTGGCCCGCTACGCGGAATGCATCTTCTGGATGGCCCGCTACATGGAGCGGGCGGAGAACCTCGCCCGCATCCTGGACGTGCACGAAACCTTCGCGCGCGACAGTCACGGCGCCAAGTCCTGGCTTCCGATCGTGCAGTTGAACGCCGACCAGGACCGCTTCTTCGCCCGGCACAGCTCGGCCGGGGCGGACAACGTGATCCATTTCTATGTGCTGGACCAGGAGAACCCCACCTCCATCATCTCGGCGGTGCGGATGGCGCGGGAGAATGCGCGGCAGCTCCGCCCGCTCATCAGCACGGAGATGTGGACCCAGATCAACGTCTTCTACAACACCCTGCTGGAGCTTCCCCCGACGGAACTGACGCGCCCCAACCTGCCCCGTCTCTGCCGGATGATGAAGGAGGCGTGCCAGACCCATACGGGGATCACCGAGGGCACCTTCTTCCGCGACCAGGGCTGGTACTTCTACCAGCTTGGCAAGTACCTGGAACGAGCCGACCAGACCACCCGCCTGCTGGACATGAAGTACCACTCCCTGCTGCCACGGACGGCGGACATCGGCTCCCCCATCGACATCAGCCAGTGGAGCGCGCTGCTGCGTTCCGCCTCCGCCTACCATGCCTTCCGCCGCGTCTATCCGCGTGGAATGACCCCCGCCGCCGTAGCCGGATTTCTGCTGTTCAACGACGCTTTTCCGCGGTCTGTGGTTGTCTGCACCAACCAGATCGACCAGTTATTGTCACGGCTGACGTCGAAATACCGGCTCCGGCGTGGTAATCTCGCCATGGAACGTGTGGACGAGATCCAGGCCGCCCTGGAGACGCACACGATCGAACGGGTCATCGCGCACGGGCTGCATGAATACCTGGACTGGCTGCAACTTCGCCTTTCCGATGTCTCTCTGGAGATCGGGCGGGCTTTCTTCGGGATGGAGCAGCCGGCAGCCGCCTGA
- a CDS encoding arginyltransferase: MSVIQPPIRPLQQFYRSGPMPCPYLPGRVERKLFTRLSGLQAADINSTLSRAGFRRSHDIVYRPVCPGCTACVPVRIPVAAFEPDRTMRRTLRRNADLTVTAVPARATLEHYRVFALYQTSRHGDSDMSRMRFPEFSAMIDEGRVDTCLFEVRDRTGRLRGVALADRLEDGYSAVYSFFDPAEPRRSLGTFLILQLVAEARAERMPYVYLGYWIGSSRKMAYKARFRPLEVLGRDGWGAIDLPAPDEPA, encoded by the coding sequence ATGAGTGTCATCCAGCCCCCCATCCGTCCGTTGCAGCAGTTCTACCGGTCGGGGCCGATGCCCTGCCCCTATCTGCCCGGGCGGGTAGAGCGCAAGCTGTTCACCCGCCTGTCCGGACTTCAGGCAGCCGACATCAACTCCACCCTGTCCCGCGCCGGATTCCGGCGCAGCCATGACATCGTCTACCGCCCCGTCTGCCCCGGCTGCACGGCCTGCGTGCCGGTGCGCATCCCCGTGGCTGCGTTCGAACCGGACCGGACCATGCGGCGGACCCTGCGGCGCAATGCCGACCTGACGGTCACGGCCGTGCCCGCCCGCGCCACACTGGAACATTACCGGGTCTTCGCGCTCTATCAGACCTCGCGGCACGGCGACAGCGACATGAGCCGCATGCGCTTCCCCGAGTTTTCGGCCATGATCGACGAGGGCCGGGTGGACACCTGCCTGTTCGAGGTGCGGGACCGCACCGGCAGGCTGCGCGGCGTCGCCCTGGCCGACCGGCTGGAGGACGGGTACTCCGCCGTCTACAGCTTCTTCGATCCGGCGGAGCCCCGGCGCAGCCTGGGCACCTTCCTGATCCTGCAACTGGTCGCGGAAGCGCGGGCCGAGCGCATGCCTTACGTCTATCTGGGCTACTGGATCGGAAGCAGCCGCAAGATGGCCTACAAGGCCCGCTTCCGCCCCCTGGAAGTGCTGGGCCGTGACGGCTGGGGCGCCATCGATCTGCCCGCACCGGACGAACCGGCCTGA
- a CDS encoding tat (twin-arginine translocation) pathway signalsequence domain-containing protein: MDRRLFLVSATLLGAAAALVGPVRALIHPAVPAGTRRVIVGAPGADEGALGLLGGLPFGPEPEAVQAWLRTAEGRDLWRDAFGAAGLEARPVALEPAPGPTMPPGWPDLPALSGCRVTAPWPLRTLWQRLGAAPAGPEAAADIVDPGPAPGPWRGFGPRCRIVAEVRPLGSGPALVSSGSPPPVTDGRGATSQPLPAEVLVAAGGAWSALRADLLNHPDPLHRRLAAALLTLPRPTEDLSALWPWETAATRASVARPSQAL, translated from the coding sequence ATGGATCGACGGTTGTTTCTGGTATCGGCGACGCTCCTGGGCGCCGCTGCGGCTCTCGTCGGACCCGTGCGGGCGCTGATCCACCCCGCGGTGCCTGCCGGCACCCGCCGCGTCATCGTCGGCGCGCCGGGGGCGGATGAAGGGGCTCTGGGCCTGCTCGGCGGCCTGCCCTTCGGACCGGAACCCGAGGCGGTGCAGGCCTGGCTGCGGACGGCCGAGGGCCGGGACCTGTGGCGGGACGCCTTCGGGGCGGCGGGGCTGGAGGCCCGGCCCGTGGCGCTGGAGCCCGCTCCCGGCCCTACAATGCCGCCAGGATGGCCGGACCTGCCCGCCCTTTCCGGCTGCCGCGTCACCGCCCCCTGGCCGCTGCGGACGCTGTGGCAACGCCTGGGGGCCGCCCCGGCCGGACCGGAGGCGGCGGCGGACATCGTCGATCCTGGTCCGGCCCCCGGCCCCTGGCGGGGGTTCGGGCCGCGCTGCCGCATCGTGGCGGAGGTCCGCCCGCTGGGGTCCGGCCCGGCCCTGGTGTCGAGCGGATCGCCGCCGCCCGTCACGGACGGGAGGGGCGCCACCTCCCAGCCTCTGCCGGCAGAGGTTCTGGTCGCCGCCGGCGGCGCCTGGAGCGCCCTGCGCGCGGATCTGCTGAACCATCCCGACCCGCTGCACCGGCGGCTGGCGGCAGCGCTGCTGACCCTGCCCCGACCGACGGAGGACCTGTCCGCGCTCTGGCCCTGGGAGACGGCAGCCACGCGCGCGTCGGTTGCCCGGCCCTCCCAGGCCCTCTAG
- a CDS encoding TRAP transporter substrate-binding protein yields MKRRAFLTGSAAAAATPAVLASLAAGGVAAPAIASGRMEWRMVTSWPKGLPGVGTGAERLARRIGEMTDGRLTVKVFAAGELVPALQCFDAVANGTAEMAHDAAYYHLSKSEGCAFFTAFPYGLTANELDAWVHHGGAQALWDELYAPFGLKPFLAGNTGTQMFGWFRKEIRSVADLRGLKIRTPGNNGRVLARLGATVVNVPGGEIYGNLQSGALDAAEWVGPFNDLALGFYQVAPYYYSPGYQEPGAGLQLIVSKAKYDALPADLRAVIAQAAQAENNDMLAEYTARSGAALATLVRQHGVKLRRLPEDVLTALGGAANEVLNEIHAAGDPVTRRIIESYIRFRAEVVPWSRVGEFTLEQARLLDIPHTLRG; encoded by the coding sequence GTGAAGCGCCGCGCCTTCCTGACCGGCAGTGCCGCCGCCGCGGCAACCCCGGCCGTCCTTGCCTCCCTGGCTGCCGGGGGCGTTGCCGCACCCGCCATCGCCAGTGGACGGATGGAATGGCGCATGGTGACGAGCTGGCCCAAGGGACTGCCCGGCGTCGGCACCGGCGCGGAGCGGCTGGCACGGCGGATCGGCGAGATGACGGACGGGCGGCTGACGGTGAAGGTCTTCGCCGCGGGCGAACTTGTGCCCGCGCTTCAGTGCTTCGACGCGGTGGCGAACGGCACGGCGGAAATGGCCCACGACGCGGCCTACTACCACCTGTCCAAGTCCGAAGGCTGCGCGTTCTTCACCGCCTTCCCCTACGGTCTGACGGCGAATGAACTGGATGCCTGGGTCCACCATGGCGGAGCACAGGCCCTCTGGGACGAACTGTATGCGCCGTTCGGGCTGAAGCCCTTTCTGGCGGGCAATACCGGCACCCAGATGTTCGGCTGGTTCCGCAAGGAGATCCGCTCGGTGGCGGACCTGCGCGGACTGAAGATCCGCACCCCCGGCAACAACGGCCGGGTTCTGGCCCGGCTGGGCGCTACCGTCGTCAATGTGCCGGGCGGCGAAATCTACGGCAACCTGCAGTCCGGCGCCCTGGACGCCGCGGAGTGGGTCGGCCCCTTCAACGATCTCGCGCTCGGCTTCTACCAGGTGGCGCCCTATTACTATTCACCCGGCTACCAGGAACCCGGAGCCGGGTTGCAGCTCATCGTGTCCAAGGCGAAGTACGATGCCCTGCCGGCCGACCTGCGCGCCGTCATCGCCCAGGCAGCCCAGGCCGAGAACAACGACATGCTGGCGGAATACACGGCCCGCAGCGGTGCCGCACTGGCGACGCTGGTCCGGCAGCACGGGGTGAAGCTGCGGCGGCTCCCGGAGGACGTGCTGACAGCCCTGGGGGGCGCCGCCAACGAGGTGCTGAACGAGATCCATGCGGCGGGCGACCCGGTGACCCGCCGTATCATCGAAAGCTATATCCGGTTCCGCGCCGAGGTCGTCCCCTGGAGCCGGGTGGGTGAGTTCACGCTGGAGCAGGCCCGCCTGCTGGACATCCCGCACACCCTGCGGGGCTGA
- a CDS encoding c-type cytochrome: MTRARPFPLAVPFLTSLLLVAPLLPAAPADAADRPADARIGGELAQSRCTACHVVAATGGGTDQAPALPAVAVARSDGELAAFLARPHGAMPPISLTRQEIADLVAYLGTLRPPPP; the protein is encoded by the coding sequence ATGACGCGCGCACGTCCGTTCCCGCTGGCCGTTCCGTTCCTGACATCCCTGCTGCTGGTCGCCCCCCTTCTGCCGGCCGCGCCGGCGGATGCCGCCGACCGACCCGCCGATGCCCGGATCGGGGGCGAACTGGCCCAGTCCCGGTGCACGGCCTGCCATGTGGTGGCAGCCACCGGCGGCGGGACCGACCAGGCGCCGGCTCTGCCGGCGGTCGCTGTCGCCCGAAGCGACGGTGAGCTGGCAGCGTTCCTGGCCCGGCCGCACGGCGCCATGCCGCCGATCAGCCTGACCCGGCAGGAGATCGCCGATCTGGTCGCTTATCTGGGGACGCTGCGCCCGCCGCCCCCCTGA
- a CDS encoding response regulator, producing MIVEDDALVALGIRMTLQDLGYDVVGIAASEPEAVDLAAAARPSLALMDIRLRGVVDGIDTARRLRSEYNIRSIYLSAYTDENTMTRVAQTYPVGFVQKPYSAPQLKAALELALRRLGSAGSTPAEPSAG from the coding sequence ATGATTGTCGAAGACGATGCCCTCGTCGCGCTCGGCATCCGCATGACGTTGCAGGACCTGGGCTATGATGTCGTCGGAATTGCGGCGTCGGAGCCGGAAGCTGTCGATCTGGCGGCGGCAGCCCGACCATCGTTGGCTCTGATGGATATCCGTCTGCGCGGCGTGGTGGACGGGATCGATACGGCTCGTCGCCTGCGAAGCGAGTACAATATCCGCTCGATCTATCTGTCGGCGTATACGGACGAAAACACCATGACCCGTGTCGCCCAGACCTATCCGGTGGGCTTCGTGCAGAAGCCCTATTCCGCGCCGCAGCTCAAGGCCGCGCTGGAACTGGCGCTGCGACGGCTGGGCAGCGCCGGCAGTACGCCGGCGGAACCGTCGGCCGGCTGA
- a CDS encoding acyl-CoA thioesterase, which yields MDETMPDFDRDAPALRTFAMPRDLNGNGDVFGGWVLSQMDVAGGVIAARRAQGRVATIGIEAMKFHRPVSLGDEVNCYCAVERVGTTSIRVKIDVWVRRGAASQAYKVTEGVFTYVAIGEDRRPRPVPPA from the coding sequence ATGGATGAGACGATGCCGGATTTCGACCGCGACGCCCCGGCGCTCCGCACCTTTGCGATGCCGCGCGACCTGAACGGCAACGGGGACGTGTTCGGCGGCTGGGTGCTGTCTCAGATGGACGTGGCCGGAGGCGTCATCGCGGCCCGGCGCGCCCAGGGGCGTGTCGCCACGATCGGGATCGAAGCGATGAAATTCCACCGGCCGGTGAGCCTGGGGGACGAGGTGAACTGCTACTGCGCGGTGGAACGGGTGGGCACGACCTCGATCCGCGTGAAGATCGACGTCTGGGTCCGACGGGGCGCCGCCAGCCAGGCCTACAAGGTGACGGAAGGTGTGTTCACCTATGTCGCCATCGGCGAGGACCGGCGGCCCAGGCCGGTCCCGCCTGCGTGA